One Ananas comosus cultivar F153 linkage group 1, ASM154086v1, whole genome shotgun sequence DNA window includes the following coding sequences:
- the LOC109713373 gene encoding elongation factor Tu, mitochondrial yields MAASVALRNPNSRRLLPFSSSSSSSSLLSYAACRGAISSASSLQEPQGLVGSNGGRGFELGFWWRRSMATFTRTKPHVNVGTIGHVDHGKTTLTAAITKVLAEEGKAKAVAFDEIDKAPEEKARGITIATAHVEYETAKRHYAHVDCPGHADYVKNMITGAAQMDGGILVVSAPDGPMPQTKEHILLARQVGVPSLVCFLNKVDAVDDPELLELVEMELRELLTFYKFPGDEIPIIRGSALSALQGTNEEIGKKAILKLMDAVDEYIPDPVRQLDKPFLMPIEDVFSIQGRGTVVTGRVEQGMIKTGEDVEVLGLMQGGPIKTTVTGVEMFKKILDHGQAGDNVGLLLRGLKRGDVQRGQVVCKPGSVKTYKRFEAEIYVLTKDEGGRHTAFFSNYSPQFYMRTADVTGKVELPENVKMVMPGDNVTAVFELISAVPLEAGQRFALREGGRTVGAGVVSKVIS; encoded by the exons ATGGCCGCTTCCGTCGCCCTCAGAAACCCCAATTCGAGGCGCCTCCTccccttttcttcctcttcctcctcttcgtcTCTCCTCTCTTACGCTGCTTGTCGCGGGGCGATCTCGAGCGCGTCTTCGCTTCAGGAGCCGCAGGGATTGGTGGGCTCGAATGGAGGGAGGGGATTCGAGTTGGGGTTCTGGTGGAGGAGATCGATGGCCACCTTCACTCGCAC GAAGCCTCATGTAAATGTTGGTACCATCGGCCATGTTGATCATGGAAAAACTACCCTGACGGCAGCAATTACAAAG GTTCTAGCTGAAGAGGGAAAGGCCAAGGCTGTTGCTTTTGATGAGATCGACAAGGCCCCAGAGGAGAAAGCTAGAGGAATTACGATTGCAACA GCCCACGTGGAGTATGAGACTGCTAAGCGACATTATGCTCATGTAGACTGCCCTGGACATGCTGATTATGTGAAA AACATGATTACGGGAGCTGCACAAATGGATGGTGGTATCCTCGTAGTATCCGCACCTGATGGACCGATGCCACAAACAAAGGAACACATCCTGCTTGCTCGCCAG GTTGGCGTGCCATCACTTGTGTGTTTTCTAAATAAGGTTGATGCTGTTGATGACCCTGAATTGTTAGAACTTGTAGAGATGGAGCTACGTG AGCTACTAACTTTTTACAAGTTTCCTGGTGATGAAATTCCAATCATTCGTGGTTCAGCATTGTCTGCTCTACAAGGAACTAATGAAGAGATTGGAAAAAAGGCTATATTGAAATTGATGGATGCTGTCGACGAATACATTCCAGATCCAGTAAGGCAGCTTGATAAACCTTTCCTCATGCCAATTGAAGATGTTTTCTCAATTCAG GGACGTGGAACTGTTGTAACCGGTCGTGTTGAACAAGGAATGATCAAAACTGGAGAGGATGTCGAAGTTTTGGGGTTGATGCAA GGTGGCCCTATAAAGACAACAGTGACTGGTGTTGAGATGTTCAAAAAGATCTTGGATCATGGACAG GCTGGTGATAATGTGGGGCTTCTTCTTCGTGGTCTAAAGCGTGGAGATGTCCAACGCGGACAG GTGGTATGCAAACCTGGTAGTGTGAAGACATACAAGAGATTTGAAGCTGAGATTTATGTGCTTACGAAGGATGAAGGTGGTCGCCACACTGCCTTCTTCTCTAATTACAGCCCCCAGTTCTACATGAGGACAGCGGATGTTACTGGGAAGGTTGAATTGCCTGAAAATGTGAAGATGGTGATGCCTGGCGACAATGTGACTGCAGTTTTTGAATTAATATCAGCTGTTCCGCTTGAAGCAg GACAAAGATTTGCATTGAGGGAAGGAGGGAGGACAGTTGGGGCCGGCGTCGTCTCCAAAGTGATCAGTTGA
- the LOC109728032 gene encoding uncharacterized protein LOC109728032 → MTDTYVPGLERRRTETGRGLTWTTVILKAGSAEAGTKSPYSERAHFDSSCRSFIRSCAPQHAAAAGLMLPRRYPTGPQNPSFLSPSPSSSSSSFPAPPPLFRSPPSSSSAAEVAADEEEAEALSVSDQRTLYLVNIFVGNTARFLNSFASLCQHKLAHLHRFFPPQISLWLIDIGVTLFSRIVRLDASLTLLESKLKRTYPCQDVEETGGLEATTLSSHHTRQNVQSPERTFGPASGPGESSGTAADG, encoded by the exons CCGGGGCTGGAGAGGCGGAGGACGGAGACGGGGAGGGGCTTGACGTGGACGACGGTGATCTTGAAGGCGGGGTCGGCGGAGGCGGGCACGAAGAG CCCGTATTCGGAGAGAGCACACTTTGACTCAAGTTGCCGCTCCTTCATTAGATCCTGCGCTCCGCAGCATGCAGCAGCTGCTGGATTGATGCTTCCCCGGCGATACCCGACGGGGcctcaaaaccctagctttctctctccttcgccttcttcttcatccTCCTCGTTCCCCGCCCCTCCTCCCTTGTTCCGATCCCCACCGTCATCTTCTTCCGCTGCGGAGGTGGCGGCCGACGAGGAGGAGGCCGAGGCCCTCTCCGTCTCCGATCAGAGGACCCTCTATCTC GTGAACATCTTCGTCGGCAACACCGCCCGATTCCTCAACTCCTTCGCTTCCCTCTGCCAGCACAAGCTCGCTCACCTCCACAG ATTTTTCCCCCCTCAAATTTCCTTGTGGTTGATTGATATTGGTGTGACCTTGTTCAGTAGAATTGTGAGATTAGATGCGTCCCTTACTCTTCTGGAGTCCAAGCTCAAGAGAACGTATCCCTGTCAAGATGTCGAGGAGACTGGCGGCTTAGAAGCTACGACTCTGTCAAGCCATCATACTAGACAAAATGTACAGTCACCTGAGAGAACATTCGGTCCAGCATCTGGGCCGGGTGAATCTTCAGG GACAGCTGCTGATGGCTAG
- the LOC109713981 gene encoding nucleolar protein 14, whose amino-acid sequence MAKTRAEPDSSKMNKTKTNKRKRAKSLLSRTAAAAAMKSANPAKENPFETIWSRRKFDILGKKRKGEERRIGLSRSLAIEKRKKTLLKDYEESAKSSKFVDKRIGEQDDTLKEFDKAVLRLQRERLLKLKRARKYDLSDGEDDDIEVHQTQTLSERDDFEEEIPLDDDDKGHRHASRHLNMLDMPHSPETALLDEEEKAPKSKKQVMQEIILKSKYYKAQKAKDREEDEHLMEKLDKDFESLAQSEALLSLMQPNKMNALKALLNKNDKIQTQKEGSFGSTIKEPLDKEKRDAYDKLVKEMVMDSRARPSDRRKTPEEIAQEERERLEKLEEERQKRMLAHDDSSDDVSDDDEDIQKMVSKRSRSISGDDLGDSFSFDQETANKKGWVDGIFENKDVNDDDEEDGTSSDDSETNNEDDDDDDDASDKDDSSGHDLGDISMRDWEQSDDDDLTLDAEEEEKEEEAEDVNEREIKLGKKIREEMQRKGSQDTQRGEVAGKMPPVKDVGLPFVIEAPNSLEELCLLLDNRSETEVIEAINRIRACNSIRLAAENRKKMQVFYGVLLQYFAVLATRSPLNLKLINSLVKPLIEMSTETPYFAAICARQRLIHIRNRLCEDIKIPGKSSWPSLKTLLLLRLWSLIFPCSDFRHVVMTPTLVLMCEYLMRCRIESGRDIVVGSFLCSLVLLVTKQSRKFCPEAITFLQTLLVSCMEFKRGSRVHSQLINHLLEHKTQKPWLLINDRVSELNHIDFLRAMDMRGDSPYFFSNDFKASVIASVVETLKGFVSIYDGLSSFPEIFLPISTLLLEILENPNIPDLLKDNLRDVIDLIREKVDELHMLRRPLQMRKQKPVPIKLLNPKFEENYVKGIDYDPDRERVERKKLKKRLKSEKKGAVRELRKDNYFLSEVKERSRIEREQERAEQYGRAMDFLQKQEHAFKSGQLGKGRKRRK is encoded by the exons ATGGCGAAGACGAGGGCCGAGCCCGACTCCTCAAAGATGAATAAGACGAAGACGAATAAGAGGAAGAGAGCGAAAAGCCTCCTCTcgcgcaccgccgccgccgccgccatgaaATCGGCGAACCCGGCGAAGGAGAACCCCTTCGAGACCATATGGTCTCGCCGCAAGTTCGACATCCTCGGTAAGAAGCGCAAGGGCGAGGAGCGCCGCATTGGCCTTTCCCGTTCTCTCGCCATCGAAAAG AGGAAGAAGACTCTACTGAAGGATTACGAGGAAAGTGCTAAGTCGTCAAAGTTTGTCGATAAGCGAATTGGTGAGCAGGATGATACCCTCAAAGAATTCGACAAGGCGGTCTTACGTCTCCAGCGTGAACGGCTG TTGAAGTTGAAAAGAGCAAGAAAATATGATTTGTCTGATGGTGAGGACGATGACATTGAAGTTCATCAAACACAAACTCTTTCAGAAAGGGATGATTTTGAGGAAGAGATACCTCTTGACGATGACGATAAAG GTCATCGACATGCATCACGACATCTAAATATGCTTGATATGCCCCACTCTCCAGAAACTGCCTTATTGGATGAAGAGGAaaag GCCCCCAAAAGCAAGAAACAGGTAATGCAGGAGATTATTTTGAAGAGCAAATATTACAAG GCCCAAAAGGCAAAGGACAGGGAAGAAGATGAACATCTTATGGAAAAATTAGATAAAGACTTTGAATCGTTGGCCCAATCAGAGGCACTTTTATCTTTGATGCAACCTAATAAGATGAATGCTTTAAAGGCTCTATTGAACAAGAATGATAAAATACAGACTCAGAAAGAAGGGTCATTTGGTTCCACAATCAAAGAACCCCTTGATAAG GAGAAGCGCGATGCTTATGACAAACTGGTCAAAGAGATGGTTATGGACTCACGAGCTCGGCCATCTGACAGGAGAAAGACTCCAGAGGAAATAGcccaagaagagagagaaagacttGAAAAATTGGAG GAGGAACGCCAAAAGCGGATGCTTGCACATGACGACTCCTCTGATGATGTCagtgatgatgatgaagatatCCAAAAAATGGTATCAAAGAGGTCGAGATCGATTTCTGGTGACGATCTTGGtgattccttttcttttgatcaGGAAACAGCAAATAAAAAGGGTTGGGTtgatggtatatttgaaaataaggatgtaaatgatgatgatgaagaagatggCACATCCTCCGATGATTCAGAAACAAAcaatgaagatgatgatgatgatgatgatgcaagCGACAAAGATGATTCTAGTGGTCATGACTTGGGAGATATTTCAATGAGAGACTGGGAGCaaagtgatgatgatgatcttACTTTAGAtgcagaggaagaagaaaaagaagaagaagcagaggaTGTCAATGAGAGAGAAATTAAGCTTGGCAAGAAAATTCGTGAAGAAATGCAGAGAAAAGGTTCTCAAGATACTCAAAGGGGAGAGGTTGCTGGAAAAATGCCTCCGGTTAAGGATGTCGGACTCCCATTTGTCATTGAAGCTCCTAATAGCCTGGAAGAACTATGTTTATTGTTGGATAATCGTTCTGAAACTGAAGTTATTGAGGCTATAAACCGAATCCGTGCTTGCAATTCTATAAGGCTTGCTGCTGAAAACAGAAAGAAAATGCAA GTATTTTATGGTGTTCTACTGCAGTATTTTGCAGTTTTAGCCACTCGTAGTCCATTGAATCTCAAGTTAATTAATTCACTTGTGAAGCCACTAATCGAGATGAGTACAGAGACACCATATTTTGCTGCTATCTGTGCCCGGCAACGGCTAATACATATTCGAAATCGACTTTGTGAAGACATTAAGATTCCAG GAAAAAGCAGCTGGCCAAGTTTGAAGACGCTGCTTCTGCTGAGGCTATGGTCACTAATATTCCCTTGCTCGGACTTTCGTCATGTTGTGATGACTCCAACGCTTGTCCTCATGTGCGAGTATTTGATGCGATGTCGAATAGAGTCTGGTCGTGATATAGTTGTTGGTTCTTTCTTATGTTCGTTGGTGCTCTTG GTTACTAAACAATCTCGGAAGTTCTGCCCTGAGGCTATTACCTTTTTGCAAACTCTCCTGGTGTCCTGCATGGAGTTTAAACGAGGATCAAGAGTACATTCTCAG CTTATTAATCATCTTCTGGAGCATAAAACACAGAAACCCTGGCTTCTTATAAATGATCGAGTGTCCGAGTTAAATCATATTGATTTTCTCAGAGCGATGGACATGCGAGGGGATTCTCCTTATTTTTTCTCTAATGATTTTAA GGCTAGTGTTATAGCATCGGTGGTTGAGACTCTAAAAGGATTTGTTAGTATATATGATGGTTTGAGCTCCTTCCCAGAAATATTCCTTCCAATCTCCACTTTGCTGCTTGAAATTCTAGAGAACCCTAACATACCGGACTTGTTAAAAGACAATTTGCGAGATGTTATTGATTTGATAAGGGAAAAGGTGGATGAACTCCACATGCTGAGGCGACCACTCCAAATGCGGAAGCAAAAGCCGGTGCCTATCAAATTGTTGAATCCAAAATTCGAAGAGAA CTATGTAAAGGGTATAGACTACGATCCCGATCGAGAAagggtggagaggaagaagttGAAGAAGCGTCTAAAGAGCGAAAAGAAAGGGGCAGTACGCGAACTACGGAAAGACAACTATTTCTTGTCTGAAGTGAAAGAGAGGAGCAGGATCGAACGCGAACAGGAAAGGGCGGAACAATACGGCAGGGCCATGGATTTCCTCCAAAAGCAGGAGCATGCTTTCAAATCCGGACAGTTAGGAAAAGGGAGGAAAAGGAGGAAGTGA